The sequence AAAGATCGGCGAGTATAAATGTAGCACAAAAAAACACGTGCCGATACTTTGCGCAGCTCTTAGTGCGGATGCTAGCATGCTTGCGTTTTGCACCAAAGAAAATGAGCTACAAATTTTAAATGCAAAAAATGGCGAAATTTTAAGCGAGCTAAGAGCAGAATTTGGCGTGCTTGATAAAATTTGCTTTTTAGACGAAAACACGCTTTTGCTTAGGCAACATCTTGAAAACAAGCTATTAAGCCTTGATATAAAGAGCGCAAAGGTGACAAAGCAGCCATGGATAAAGGATGAGTATCTAAGAGTGAGCGAGTTTTGTGTGGATACTGACAAGCTTGTGGTGATAGATCAAAGCAGGGGCTACGCTATCAATCTAAAAAGTGGCAATGCGATGGCGGAATTTAGGCTAGATCACGTTGTGAAAAGCTGCGAGGCTAAATTTATAGATGGCAAGCTTGCAGTTAGAACGGACTATGGCTGCTTTAGTCTTTATGAAATTTAAGGGAGAATATGTTTTATACACTTTTATTTATCTATATTTTTTATGTGATTTTTAAGCTTTTTTTGGCGAATTTACAGATCAGCTTTGTAAGGACTGAAGCCAAAAAAGAGCCAGTCGTGCTTGAAGAGAGCGAATATAAAAACGCTGCAGAGGCCGCCGTGACAAATCTAAAATTTGAAATTTTTAGCCTCATCTATCACGCCGTTATCTTCTTTGCGTGGATAAGCTTTGGGCTAAAAATGCTCTCAAACGCTTGCATAAAAGATGGCACCACGTTTGAAAATATTATCTTTGTGATGAGTTTTTTGCTGATCTCGTCGCTGCTTGATCTACCGCTAAATATCTACGAGAGCTTTGTAAAAGACAAAAAGCTTGGCTTTTCAAATATGAGTGCAAAGATATTTTTGATTGATACCATAAAGTCGCTAGCGCTAATGCTCGTTTTTGGCTCGGCCTTCGTCTGGCTCGTGCTTTTATGTATAAATTTCCTTGGGGAATTTTGGTGGTTTTGGGCATTTTTGCTAAGTTTTGGCATCGCTTTAATTATAAATTTGATATATCCAACGCTCATCGCGCCTATCTTTAACAAGATGTCGCCGCTTGAAGATGGCGAGTTAAAGGGCAAGATAGAGGGCTTACTTGAAAAATGCGGCTTTAAAAGTAGCGGCGTTTTTACGATAGATGCTAGCAAGCGCGACAACCGCTTAAATGCCTATTTTGGCGGACTTGGAGCGACAAAGCGAGTGGTACTTTTTGACACGCTGATAAAAAAGCTAAGCACCGAGGAGATCGTGGCGGTTTTAGGTCATGAGCTTGGGCACTTTAAGCATAAAGATATCCT is a genomic window of Campylobacter concisus containing:
- a CDS encoding M48 family metallopeptidase; its protein translation is MFYTLLFIYIFYVIFKLFLANLQISFVRTEAKKEPVVLEESEYKNAAEAAVTNLKFEIFSLIYHAVIFFAWISFGLKMLSNACIKDGTTFENIIFVMSFLLISSLLDLPLNIYESFVKDKKLGFSNMSAKIFLIDTIKSLALMLVFGSAFVWLVLLCINFLGEFWWFWAFLLSFGIALIINLIYPTLIAPIFNKMSPLEDGELKGKIEGLLEKCGFKSSGVFTIDASKRDNRLNAYFGGLGATKRVVLFDTLIKKLSTEEIVAVLGHELGHFKHKDILKMIALSAVMLFCLFFIFGNVGASAYEAIGLGQNGASIIIFLVLFSPIFSFLFSPIISHFSRKNEFGADRFSKEISNKTDMINALTKLGSENKAFPKSHWLYSFVYHSHPSLFERINELENES